One Ranitomeya variabilis isolate aRanVar5 chromosome 4, aRanVar5.hap1, whole genome shotgun sequence genomic window, cacagctaagtgttagaagtaagttttgaagacccacaatctgctacttcaatgtgtcgagcagattgcaagtgtctctttaacttacagaaacaccaggaccacagccgctgcccaccaggaccacagccgctgcccaccaggaccacagccgctacccaccaggaccacagccgctgcccaccaggaccacagctaagtgttagaagtaagttttgaagacccacaatctgctacttcaatgtgtcgagcagattgcaagtgtctctttaacttacagaaacaccaggaccacagccgctgcccaccaggaccacagccgctgcccaccaggaccacagccgctgcccaccaggaccacagctaagtgttagaagtaagttttgaagacccacaatctgctacttcaatgtgtcgagcagattgcaagtgtctctttaacttacagaaacaccaggaccacagccgctgcccaccaggaccacagccgctgcccaccaggaccacagccgctgcccaccaggaccacagctaagtgttagaagtaagttttgaagacccacaatctgctacttcaatgtgtcgagcagattgcaagtgtctctttaacttacagaaacaccaggaccacagccgctgcccaccaggaccacagccgctgcccaccaggaccacagccgctgcccaccaggaccacagccgctgcccaccaggaccacagccgctgcccaccaggaccacaaaacaatgtcctcttctgacagccctcctccacagcaacagcgtgtatcggtaaaagTTAACGCAAAAAAtgggtttatttttttttggttttttaaaattacattttgatgtctaaccacatgcataaattatgtttcaacaggaagctgaatcagatgaggagctgtcagaagggggcgagacgggtggagagatgctagtggaggaggaaccaagtgtaagtagtggtgaaacagttttttcgcacattacactgcaccatacacaaaacagattttcatacataactaaacacagaaaatatatgcctacattactgagaatttgtttcctttatttcaggctgctgctgctgctgctcctgctgctcctgctgctgccgctgaaggttctcccagacaatcccagagtcggcggactcgtcgccgcggtcggccatcagtgagttttttttttttttttttttgggagggggattctattggtacttagtgtttcagtgtactaataagtttgtttttcttcttccttttttttggcacaggcttcacagcgtgctcccgcagtagaTGACGATGAAGACGATGACATCGACATTGATAATCtaattgaggaggttcgcgagcgggagccgctgtggaacatggctgaccgcaggcatgctgataccggtgtcacccgtcggctctgggacgaagtgtgtcgcaacctgtttccaaggcgggagagccttcatcctcagcagctgagcaaactaggtaagtattcactttccagtgatgttttgagctgactgtaatgtattgcatttaccaattttttgttttttcttttgattcttgtcttcacagttggaaagattaggaagcggtggcggtcactgagggatcgctttaagagggaattcaacgatgagatgcaggccccgagtggctctgcaggaaggaagaggagcaaatataaatatggccaggccctctccttcctgaggcgaaccatgctaagcagagtgtaagtattctacagcccactaataaccatgttaacctgtctacttagtttgctttcagtcagggctttttcattccaatgtattaatttttttttttttctttcacagcaccttctccagccaccgggcgcctgcatcttcctctgcgccctctggagcgatccctcctgagtccgccactgagggccacgtcggtaggccccacacctctgtcccctcctctgacccctctgtcccctcctctgacccctctgtcccctccacttcatccaccccaagcagtggagcattattgcaggcttcattgctcgcatctgatgctgaacagttagcgttccctttaccccacccctctgatcctgccacctcgacaccaccattaggttcgtggcggcagcgacagaggggtcaggaaaggagctatgctcctgagttcttacacctgaatgcatccttccaaggctctttcaaaattttgggagagcaagtgactgctggtttcaacatggtgcagtcacgcatcagtgaaacaagccgtgaaaccagcagtcgcttggataggctgcatccagctgtaagtcccgatccggccaatctttttttccaatccatgctcatgagcatggagaagctttcttttgagcaacagatgcgggtaatgaatacctgccataatgctgcactgcaggccattaatgaatcgacccacacacctccccacacctccactccaattccaccccaggccccatttccacaccataccccccattaccaaacccagccccaatacccacaccagcaccattaccaaacccagctccaatccccacaccagcaccattaccaaaccccacgccagtcccactaccctacccagtcacaatacccgacccagtccccacaacaatcccggcccccagaccaaattacttccccaatgttttccttactcaacttttctcttccccctaccccaacaccacccccctctggtcagcctcttggtttaacccccccttccactgcaccccaaacaagtagggtttccccacctatcgacgtggtccaaccttcctgcccctcctcctctcatatctccacccaacactttgaaaatttgtaaagtgttattaatgtaaataatattataaaaaatgttcaaatttttcaaaaaaaaagttggaaaataaaaatatatttttttttgcaaaacaaaaaaaaaaaaaagagataaaataaatttctgattacaattctactctttgtgtgtgtgtggatttaataaggtaatataataaaaaaaggtttaataaaaacaaacaccagacatgtaaaaggtataacataatggttttactagcaagaaaaccacgcttttgggcctttttttgggggggggctgaaacactttttttacataaacaaaacacatgggaaacaggttacacataggaaacaggttacacaatcatgtcttgccacgggatccgcccgacaggtgagacaaaataatcggcaaactggtccctcatccttgtaactgaacttgtagagcgaaccgagctgctgcggtagtcccacaaggtggtctccaactcttcatcatccaaagaaacgggctcctttgacaggacaaagttgtggagcaccacacaggctttaactacctcgtctatagttgttgttttcagcttgatagccgtcagcagaactcgccacttcgccgtcaatatgccaaaggaacactccactactcttcgtgctctagtaagccggtaattaaagacccgcttggtatggtttaagttccggctactgtacggtttcagtaggtgcggcgacagttgaaaggcttcatcacctacaaaaacatattccagggctgggtcatttgttcctggcagtggtctggctggcgggaaatcgtaggtctctccataaaggcaacgacccatcggagagtttttaagaacttgcgaatcgttggaccgtccatacgctccgatgtccacggcaaggaacctgcagttggcatctgcaatagccataaggacgatggagaaatacttcttataattataatactccgatcctgttcctgccggtttcgcaatccttatatgtttcccgtcaactgcacccacacaattagggaaattgcaaatttgcagaaactcttcagcacttcgcaaccagatttccatggatggttgggggatatactctggttgcaaagtggtccaaacagcccgacatgtgtccttcactattccagagatagttgaaatgcccagcctgaactgataatggagcgaagtcatagattcacccgtagctaggaaactttaaaaaaaaaaaaaaaaaaaaaatgttagaaaaaattgcacagaccaacaagttttaatatggcactgttattttttttttaaggacgggacacccaataaaaccagcatgaaaccagtgtaaaaaaacagtggaatgtccgccaagaaaacccaaattacatgctgcagaaaatagtgcgcaatatggcagcgcagtattgtctgcagcgtgtaatataacattcaaaatgaccaatgacagaaaaaaagcagttgcatgtcatcaaacccaaaaaacaaaacaaaacaaaaaaaaatgcagaaaatgcaacgcaatatttcagcgcagtattttctgcagtctgttatctaacattcaatatcagcaatgacatttaaataaagcagtggaatgtccgccaagaaaaccaaaactacatgctgcagaaaatagtgcgcaatatggcagcgcagtattgtctgcagcgtgtaatataacattcaaaatgaccaatgacagaaaaaaagcagttgcatgtcatcaaacccaaaaaacccccccaaaaaaaaaaaatgcagaaaaacattcaatatcagcaatgacatttaaacaaagcagtggaatgtccgccaagaaaaccaaaactacatgctgcagaaaatagtgcgcaatatggcagcgcagtattgtctgcagcgtgtaatataacattcaaaatgaccaatgacagaaaaaaagcagttgcatgtcatcaaacccaaaaaccccccccaaaaaaaaaaaatgcagaaaaacattcaatatcagcaatgacatttaaataaagcagtggaatgtccgccaagaaaaccaaaactacatgctgcagaaaatagtgcgcaatatggcagcgcagtattgtctgcagcgtgtaatataacatccaatatcagcaatgaaattaaaaaaagaggcttaccgcagggtcaccatcagccgctccgccggtgtgatggcaagcctcatccttgtatcctgtcttcggatgacatcctccatttttgcaagcaaaaaatcgaaatgttcaatcctcatccgcacgtagttgtggaatttgtgtggattgtgccgcaactccaggtagagagtggactggacaccccgggtcatccgtagttgattaatcggatgaatccacagtcgtctccgtctccgttgctgcagaagcatcctacgcctttccgctgccgcctccttctcccgcactatgatatccaggcgattcgtctcaaagataacgtcggtaaccaaactagcaatcctcccaagaacaccttccatcgctgccacaaaactaaaacccacaaagatgggctgtaaatacagtactatatagtttttcaaattttccagtagccaatcaaattttgggagcctccccttttaaaaacggatccgtcggaaaaacggatacaacggatggtaaaacgtatgcaacgtatgcaacgcatccagtattttcgacggaaacgtttagcggatttgcgacggatccgtcgaaatgctggatgcgtggcatacgtttgtcaccgtttttcacttttttgacgcatccgttttttcggcaaaaaaacggatttgcgacgtaatgcagttaacgctagtgtgaaagtagccttatactagaAATGTTACTCCCGTcactgactggagtagcatttctggtgagGCGTACTGCTTGATTATCAATTCAGCATTGGGATGCTTTGGAATACTTGTTATTCGATTGAGTATCGAGGTGATCAAGTCCCATGCTCAAGTCCCCACATGTTTCGCACCTGTTAGACAGCcagtaaacatgtggggattgcctgacatacacagTATGACATAGCCATTTTGGATGCTGGCATTActctgattggctggccgcatgaaTCATGAGGTCTTATATAAGACCCGCGGTGACGCGATGCTCGGTACACTGTCTCCTTGGATCAAGTCAGGGAGAGTTGATATAGGAGGGAGAGCGTAttttagagcaggcatataggATATGCGGtgtttaatattgctattgcaataattgtataccgctgctgcaccattaaaagaAAAGTCCTTTTGAGGGCTAAATATTAtcctttctctagtaaaaccgCTGTAAGCTGCATTCAGTGGAGGGATAGTTTTCGATTAGAGGCAACTAGGCagggtttaatattgctattgcagtacttgtataccgCTGCTGCACTATTAAATTAAATTCCTTTTCAtggctacatattttcttttccctgTTAACACCGAAAAGTTTGCAGGTATATAAATGTAcattacagaacaaaagtttggacacaccttcacatttaaagatttttctgtattttcatgactatgaaaattgtaaattcacactgaaggcatcaaaactatgaattaacacatgtggaattatatacttaacaaaaaagtgtgaaacaactgaaattatatcttatattctaggttcttcaaagtagccacctttttgctttgatgactgctttgcacactcttggcattctcttgatgagcttcaagaggtagtcaccgggaatggtcttccaacaattttgaagaagttcccagagatgcttagcacttgtggccctttttgcctttactctgcggtcctgctcaccccaaatcatctcgattgggttcaggtctggtgactgtggaggccaggtcatctggcatagcaccccattactctccttgttggtcaaatagcccttacacagcctggaggtgtgtttggggtcattggcctgttgaaaaataaatgatggtccaactaaacgcaaatcggatagaatagcatgctgctgcaagttgctgtggtagccatgctggttcagtatgccttctgttgtgaattccgttcttgggctccatcctgtggttgcgaatggtatttttgggagttctgctcttgggctccctctggtggtttcaagtggaacttagcagctgtgttcactaatcggttccctggcctttgttatttaactgggcttttggctgtagtggatgccagctgtcaatgtatttcctgtggattcagttctttcctggaagttctctgttggccagtccattttcagcttaagataagtctgctagtttttgggtgtttccctgcttatgaccttctgttcagtttaattttgtctcttttgtccagcttgtcattatgaaatattccggctagttggaagctctggggtcgcagatttgcccctccacaccgtgagtcggtgtggtggttattttttgtaaactctgcgtggactttttagtttttatactgaccgcacagtagcctttcctatctctatttagatagtattggcctcctttgctaaaaaatctagtttcatttctgagtttgtcatttccctctccactcaccgtcaatatttgtggggggctgtcttcctttgggggtttctctgaggcgagatagttttccgtttccatcttcaggggtagctagttcttaggctgtgaagaggcgtctaggcagagttaggtacgctccacggctatttctagtgttggtgttaggagtagggattgcggtcagtagagttaccacctcctcagagctagtacattatttgttttacccaccaggtcatttcagtgctgctccgtattcactaggtcatatcagtgattactgtctgtggagctgctacctcctctaagtttgtccatgattggttttacccaccaggtcatctcagtaccgctccgtaaccaccaggtcataacagtacagctggcccacaatgtgttaaatgcatctcaaaagagggaagagaaagttctgagtcattgttttttttttcttgttgcttgtttcgtcctttcttttccccttgatttttggatggtgcaggagcttggtactgatatggaggttcagggtctgtctgcgcgtgttgatcatctcgctgctagggtacagagtatccaagactatgttgtccaaactcctgtttctgagcctagaattcctattcctgatttgttttctggggatagatctaggtttttgaacttcaaaaataattgcagattattttttgctctgagaccccgttcctctggtgaccccattcagcaggtgaagattgttatttctctgctgcatggcgacctgcaggactgggcattctcccttgagccagggaatcctgcattgctcaatgtagattcattttttcaagcacttggactgctttatgacgaacccaattctgtggatcaggcagaaaaaattttgctggctctgtgtcagggtcaggaagtggcagagatatattgtcagaaatttagaaagtggtctgtgcttacaaaatggaatgaggatgccctggcggctattttcagaaagggtctttctgaagctcttaaagatgttatggtggggtttcccacgcctgctggtttgaacgaatcaatgtctctggccattcaga contains:
- the LOC143768476 gene encoding uncharacterized protein LOC143768476, translating into MQAPSGSAGRKRSKYKYGQALSFLRRTMLSRVTFSSHRAPASSSAPSGAIPPESATEGHVGRPHTSVPSSDPSVPSSDPSVPSTSSTPSSGALLQASLLASDAEQLAFPLPHPSDPATSTPPLGSWRQRQRGQERSYAPEFLHLNASFQGSFKILGEQVTAGFNMVQSRISETSRETSSRLDRLHPAVSPDPANLFFQSMLMSMEKLSFEQQMRVMNTCHNAALQAINESTHTPPHTSTPIPPQAPFPHHTPHYQTQPQYPHQHHYQTQLQSPHQHHYQTPRQSHYPTQSQYPTQSPQQSRPPDQITSPMFSLLNFSLPPTPTPPPSGQPLGLTPPSTAPQTSRVSPPIDVVQPSCPSSSHISTQHFENL